In Cyanobacteria bacterium GSL.Bin1, the following proteins share a genomic window:
- a CDS encoding glycosyltransferase, producing MNTSSNLIKPSLKSKSTLPDAKAQLRVLFVSHAYVNGLNQGKLDAIAATQKAEVALVVPTNWKASGWQKVLQLETPYSSIKVYPAKIWLAGRVGAFLYAPWTIWKAIKEFQPDIVHVEQEVFSFSSLELALITKLLNIPVGFFGWENIDRRLPLPRRWIRHLVLNIAQLIVAGNEEGAKLVRQWGYQRTLAVMPQLGVDAALFAPRKRDRAARFRIGYLGRMLHQKGIETLFSTVHYLNQWGYSIELVLCGSGTDEVALKREAERQEVSNLIDWRKSVSHAQVPEVLNEFDVLVLPSRTGEVWKEQFGHVLIEAMCMGVPVIGSTCGEIPNVIARDDLVFPEGDALSLANIIQRMILELDWYEEVSHYGRDRVKKHYTHERIAQRLITLWQQVLEQ from the coding sequence ATGAATACATCCAGTAACCTAATTAAGCCTAGCTTAAAATCAAAATCGACATTGCCAGATGCCAAAGCTCAGCTTCGCGTTTTATTCGTTAGTCATGCTTATGTCAATGGCCTCAACCAAGGAAAACTAGATGCGATCGCAGCTACTCAAAAAGCCGAGGTTGCCTTAGTTGTTCCTACAAATTGGAAAGCTAGTGGTTGGCAAAAAGTCTTACAATTAGAAACTCCTTATTCCAGTATTAAAGTATATCCAGCCAAAATTTGGTTGGCAGGGCGAGTGGGAGCTTTTCTGTATGCCCCTTGGACAATTTGGAAAGCGATTAAAGAGTTTCAGCCCGATATAGTTCACGTCGAACAAGAAGTCTTTTCCTTTTCTAGCTTGGAATTGGCATTAATTACCAAACTATTAAACATTCCCGTTGGATTCTTTGGTTGGGAAAACATTGATCGCCGGCTGCCTTTACCTCGGCGTTGGATTCGTCACTTAGTATTAAATATAGCTCAATTAATTGTCGCTGGCAATGAAGAAGGTGCAAAATTAGTCCGCCAATGGGGTTATCAAAGAACCTTAGCCGTCATGCCCCAACTTGGAGTAGACGCTGCCTTATTTGCCCCGAGAAAGCGCGATCGCGCAGCCAGATTTCGGATTGGCTATTTGGGTAGAATGCTCCATCAAAAAGGGATTGAGACTCTATTCAGCACTGTTCATTATCTCAATCAATGGGGCTACTCGATTGAACTCGTTCTTTGCGGCTCGGGAACCGATGAAGTCGCCTTAAAAAGGGAAGCAGAACGACAAGAAGTATCAAACTTAATCGACTGGCGTAAGAGCGTATCTCACGCCCAAGTTCCTGAAGTTTTGAATGAGTTTGATGTTTTGGTTTTACCCTCTAGAACTGGAGAAGTTTGGAAAGAACAGTTTGGTCACGTCTTAATTGAAGCAATGTGCATGGGAGTTCCTGTAATTGGCTCAACCTGTGGGGAAATTCCTAACGTAATCGCTCGTGATGATTTAGTTTTCCCCGAAGGCGACGCTTTAAGCTTGGCTAATATTATCCAAAGAATGATTCTTGAGCTTGACTGGTATGAAGAAGTCAGTCATTACGGACGCGATCGCGTCAAAAAACATTACACCCACGAACGGATTGCCCAAAGGTTAATTACTCTATGGCAGCAAGTTTTAGAGCAGTAA
- a CDS encoding glycosyltransferase, translating to MRIGILRPMPQFSASMDVYTKGLVSGLKAIHSDWELIELSPFLSNGKGNPIITGVKKYYERYWRYPYEIKKQNIDVFHIIDHSDGHLLYWLKHLPQPKIITCHDLINLTQPETFTGRSLLPIVSMKSWKFAVAGMQYADHIVTVSSHTAKDVTQHLNISLEKITTVPNAVDAQFKPLALQEINSFRQHKGLLDQDFCLLNVGSNNVRKNISTILKVVASLKRQNFPIHFWKVGADFNTDQKRFITTQGLTNDITYLGKPSPNELIKIYNAADVLIAPSLYEGFGLTILEAMACGTPVISSNVTSLPEVAGDAAVLVKPTDLNAIVTAIIRLQTETSYRQSLIDKGLIRASQFTWQKTATQVAQIYQKLLTLM from the coding sequence ATGCGAATTGGAATTCTACGTCCCATGCCCCAATTTTCTGCCAGCATGGATGTTTATACAAAAGGTTTGGTTAGCGGACTTAAAGCAATTCACTCGGACTGGGAGCTTATTGAACTGTCACCATTTTTATCTAACGGCAAAGGAAATCCAATTATAACAGGAGTTAAAAAATATTATGAGCGCTACTGGCGTTATCCTTACGAAATTAAAAAACAAAATATTGATGTTTTTCACATTATTGATCATAGTGATGGCCATTTACTGTACTGGTTAAAGCATTTACCCCAACCGAAAATTATTACTTGTCACGACTTAATTAATTTAACTCAGCCAGAAACTTTTACTGGTCGTTCTTTGCTACCTATTGTCAGTATGAAATCATGGAAATTTGCTGTGGCTGGAATGCAATATGCAGACCACATCGTCACCGTATCCTCCCATACAGCAAAAGATGTTACCCAACATCTTAATATCTCCTTAGAAAAGATAACTACTGTACCGAATGCTGTAGATGCTCAATTTAAACCTCTTGCACTACAGGAAATTAATTCTTTTCGACAACACAAAGGTCTTCTTGATCAAGACTTTTGCCTGCTCAATGTTGGCTCTAATAATGTTCGCAAAAATATTTCTACCATCCTCAAAGTAGTTGCCTCTTTAAAGAGACAAAACTTTCCTATTCACTTTTGGAAAGTAGGAGCAGATTTTAATACTGATCAAAAAAGATTTATTACCACACAAGGTTTAACAAATGACATTACTTACTTAGGTAAACCCAGCCCAAATGAGCTAATTAAAATTTATAATGCTGCCGATGTTCTAATTGCTCCATCACTTTATGAAGGATTTGGTTTAACGATTCTTGAAGCAATGGCTTGCGGGACACCAGTGATCAGTTCAAACGTGACTTCGCTGCCAGAAGTAGCTGGAGATGCAGCTGTACTAGTCAAGCCTACAGATTTAAATGCAATTGTTACAGCCATAATTCGCTTGCAAACTGAAACTTCTTATCGCCAGTCTCTCATTGATAAAGGATTAATACGAGCTAGCCAGTTTACTTGGCAGAAAACCGCTACTCAAGTTGCTCAGATATATCAAAAATTACTCACTTTAATGTGA